In the Pseudoalteromonas undina genome, one interval contains:
- a CDS encoding ATP-binding protein, with protein sequence MVGPQVSLKIRQGFILVFVLLVALPILFYSIGKAYYASLVDATEKNLEAHLYSLISEVDFTERGIIMPSSILTPELNNLNSDTYAMIYRDDVPIWHSESAVNVNFVPQYIEPKAGAADFRRVVYNNTAYWQLSLTVILNNIDQSEQARFILLKRNDALLRLMDGFKQTLVDWMFIMGIAIAGLMAIGFIWSARPLQRLDKEIKAIESGDIQEIKGLYPVELQTIKADLNLLLESQQRQKERYRASLSDLAHALKTPLAVLKSSPLANDADAQEQLDRINVMIEHQLKRAATGASDTWKKQTPIKPVIDSILSAMSKVYRDKDIIFNCQVSDKDYFLGDKTDLMELLGNLIDNACKACRSQVSINVSQAKTLSISICDDGPGIKPDKRESLLQRGTRLDTYESGHGVGMAIVSDLVKSYHGLLTISQSQRLGGAKFILEFNYHEKK encoded by the coding sequence GTGGTAGGACCGCAAGTTTCGTTAAAAATAAGGCAAGGATTTATCCTTGTCTTTGTTTTGTTAGTCGCCCTACCCATTTTGTTTTACTCCATAGGTAAAGCGTATTATGCGTCACTTGTTGATGCCACCGAAAAAAACCTCGAAGCACACCTGTATTCACTTATTTCCGAAGTTGATTTTACCGAGCGCGGCATTATTATGCCCAGCTCTATATTAACCCCTGAACTCAACAATCTAAACTCAGACACCTACGCCATGATATACCGTGACGACGTGCCTATTTGGCATTCTGAGTCGGCGGTTAACGTTAACTTTGTTCCCCAATATATAGAGCCCAAAGCAGGCGCTGCCGACTTTAGACGTGTGGTGTATAATAACACTGCTTATTGGCAATTAAGTTTAACGGTAATACTTAATAATATTGACCAATCAGAGCAAGCACGCTTTATTTTATTAAAACGCAACGATGCCCTACTGCGCTTAATGGATGGCTTTAAACAGACCCTAGTTGATTGGATGTTTATAATGGGAATTGCCATTGCAGGGTTGATGGCCATTGGTTTTATTTGGAGTGCAAGGCCACTGCAGCGTTTAGATAAAGAAATAAAAGCCATTGAATCAGGCGATATTCAAGAAATTAAAGGCTTATACCCCGTTGAACTGCAAACGATTAAAGCCGACCTAAATTTACTGTTAGAGTCGCAGCAACGTCAAAAAGAACGATACCGCGCCTCTCTTAGCGATTTAGCCCATGCACTTAAAACGCCGTTAGCTGTTTTAAAATCAAGCCCACTCGCTAACGATGCAGATGCACAAGAACAACTCGACAGAATTAATGTGATGATCGAGCACCAATTAAAACGTGCCGCCACGGGGGCTTCCGATACATGGAAAAAACAAACCCCCATCAAGCCGGTTATCGATTCTATCTTAAGCGCAATGAGTAAAGTATACCGCGATAAAGACATTATATTTAACTGCCAAGTGAGCGATAAAGATTACTTTTTAGGTGATAAAACCGATTTAATGGAGTTATTAGGCAACTTAATAGATAATGCCTGTAAAGCCTGTCGCTCCCAAGTCAGTATTAATGTTTCACAAGCTAAAACGCTCAGTATAAGCATTTGTGATGACGGCCCAGGCATTAAGCCAGATAAACGCGAATCATTGTTACAACGCGGTACGCGCCTAGATACCTACGAAAGCGGCCACGGTGTTGGTATGGCTATTGTATCTGACTTGGTTAAGTCGTATCACGGGCTGTTAACTATATCTCAGTCGCAACGTTTAGGCGGTGCAAAATTTATTCTCGAGTTTAATTACCATGAAAAAAAGTAA
- a CDS encoding response regulator transcription factor produces MRILVIEDDLHLADNLRNALEKERYSVDLCHDGEAGLFHITEYPLDMAVVDLGLPKIDGIELINKARAQGVTIPILILTARDRWQDKVEGLDAGADDYLTKPFHVEELIARCNALIRRSAGKANPEMTAGPIKIHTRSQQVWVNDKELSLTAYEYKVLEYLMVNPQKVISKSELTEHIYDQDFDLDSNVIEVFVLRLRKKLDPDGVLNPVETLRGRGYRLKSQW; encoded by the coding sequence ATGCGAATTTTAGTAATAGAAGATGATTTACATTTGGCAGACAATCTGCGCAATGCATTAGAAAAAGAGCGTTACAGTGTTGATTTATGTCACGACGGTGAAGCTGGCCTTTTTCACATCACTGAATACCCTTTAGATATGGCTGTAGTTGATTTAGGCTTACCTAAAATAGACGGTATTGAGCTAATAAATAAAGCGCGCGCCCAAGGGGTGACTATTCCTATTTTGATTTTAACCGCGCGCGATCGCTGGCAAGACAAAGTAGAAGGCTTAGATGCCGGTGCTGACGACTACCTAACTAAACCATTTCATGTTGAAGAACTGATTGCTCGTTGTAATGCGCTTATTCGTCGTAGTGCAGGTAAAGCAAATCCAGAAATGACAGCCGGCCCTATTAAAATTCATACGCGTTCACAACAAGTATGGGTAAACGACAAAGAACTGAGCTTAACTGCGTATGAGTACAAAGTACTCGAATACTTAATGGTTAACCCACAAAAAGTAATTTCAAAGTCTGAGCTTACAGAGCATATTTACGACCAAGACTTTGACCTTGATTCGAATGTAATTGAAGTGTTTGTACTACGTTTACGTAAAAAACTCGACCCAGATGGCGTGCTTAACCCAGTAGAGACACTGCGTGGGCGTGGTTACAGGCTTAAAAGCCAGTGGTAG
- a CDS encoding PepSY domain-containing protein: MRVLLILNLIAVVCLANFAHANNTKSKTDKVEVSKKKAVILAKQTTDGTTLKISEETLFFTVRILKADGHVVDLKINKKTGEVKKD, translated from the coding sequence ATGCGTGTATTATTAATACTCAATTTAATCGCGGTAGTGTGTTTGGCTAATTTTGCCCACGCAAACAATACCAAAAGCAAAACCGATAAAGTTGAGGTAAGCAAAAAAAAAGCAGTAATACTTGCAAAACAAACTACAGACGGTACAACGTTAAAGATTTCTGAAGAAACACTTTTTTTTACTGTACGAATTTTAAAAGCTGACGGCCACGTCGTCGATTTGAAAATAAACAAAAAAACTGGCGAAGTGAAAAAGGATTAA
- a CDS encoding YciI family protein: MLYMIYSTDVQNSLEHRKAARPAHLARLQTLEDEGRLLTAGPLPAIDSEDPQGAGFTGSLVIAQFNSLEDAREWAADDPYVAGGVYENSIVKPFKKVFPA; this comes from the coding sequence ATGTTGTATATGATTTATTCAACAGACGTCCAAAATAGTTTAGAGCACCGTAAAGCGGCTCGCCCAGCTCATTTAGCACGCTTACAAACGCTAGAAGACGAAGGCAGACTATTAACCGCTGGTCCACTTCCAGCCATTGATAGTGAAGACCCTCAAGGTGCAGGCTTTACGGGTTCTTTAGTGATTGCTCAATTTAATTCTTTAGAAGACGCCAGAGAGTGGGCGGCAGATGATCCTTATGTTGCCGGTGGCGTATATGAAAACTCTATTGTTAAACCATTTAAAAAAGTGTTCCCTGCTTAA
- a CDS encoding sodium-dependent transporter gives MSENREHFSSRLGFILAAAGSAVGIGNLVGFPVSATKNGGGAFLLVYALFVAFICLPVMMAEMAMGRHAQKDPLGAYKKLANNDKKWKFAGFLAVLTPFMIAVFYMVITVWIFGYLSQTALGNLDMLANPGHFGEFINSYTVFGYMALVVVIVNLILVGGVKDGIEKAAKFLMPALFVMLIILVGYVLTLDNAMAGVKYYIIPDFSKMNASVLNGALSQAFFSLSLGMGILITYASYISKKDDIVGSAKMVAITDSLVAFVAGLMVLPAIFSFDPNTDPAKLSDSSVSMIFVYLPKILLALQNDIGYFGASAVAFIFFLLVFFAAITSLVSIVEVPTATLSDRKGISRKKALGILTLSTGILTILCIMSFGMIDSLTTFTSYGSGNKSFFDVVYDVFYDTILPLNGLMVCLFVMYKWKKVRLSEELRQGSPNYANSFMEKYVNFSLQTFIPAILLIIFVNTVATKFFDISIFGF, from the coding sequence ATGAGTGAAAATAGAGAGCACTTTAGCTCCCGCTTAGGATTTATATTGGCAGCGGCAGGCTCTGCTGTGGGTATTGGTAACTTAGTAGGCTTTCCAGTTTCTGCGACTAAGAATGGCGGTGGTGCATTTTTGCTCGTCTATGCTTTGTTTGTCGCATTCATTTGTTTACCGGTAATGATGGCTGAAATGGCCATGGGTCGTCATGCACAAAAAGACCCGCTTGGTGCATACAAAAAATTAGCTAATAACGACAAAAAATGGAAATTTGCTGGCTTTTTAGCGGTATTAACGCCATTTATGATTGCTGTTTTTTATATGGTGATCACGGTGTGGATTTTTGGTTACTTGAGCCAAACCGCGCTGGGTAATTTAGATATGCTGGCAAACCCTGGACACTTTGGTGAGTTTATAAATAGCTATACCGTGTTTGGTTATATGGCGCTGGTAGTAGTTATTGTTAACCTAATTTTGGTCGGTGGCGTAAAAGACGGCATAGAAAAAGCAGCTAAATTTTTAATGCCAGCTTTATTTGTCATGCTTATTATATTGGTGGGTTACGTACTCACTCTTGATAACGCCATGGCCGGTGTTAAGTACTACATTATTCCTGATTTCAGTAAAATGAATGCCAGCGTGCTGAATGGCGCATTGAGCCAAGCGTTTTTCTCATTGTCGTTAGGTATGGGTATTTTAATTACCTATGCATCTTATATCTCAAAAAAAGATGACATTGTAGGCAGTGCTAAAATGGTCGCTATTACCGACTCACTGGTTGCGTTTGTAGCAGGCTTAATGGTGTTACCGGCTATTTTTAGCTTTGACCCAAATACCGATCCGGCTAAGTTATCTGACTCGTCAGTTTCAATGATTTTTGTCTACCTTCCAAAAATTTTATTAGCGTTACAAAATGATATTGGCTATTTTGGCGCATCAGCCGTGGCATTTATTTTCTTCTTATTGGTATTTTTTGCTGCTATTACATCACTGGTATCTATTGTTGAAGTACCAACAGCAACACTAAGCGATCGTAAAGGCATTAGCCGTAAAAAAGCGCTGGGCATACTCACTTTATCAACCGGTATATTAACTATTTTGTGTATTATGTCGTTTGGTATGATTGACAGCCTAACTACTTTTACTAGCTACGGTAGTGGTAATAAGAGCTTTTTTGATGTTGTTTATGACGTATTTTACGACACAATATTGCCTTTAAATGGTTTAATGGTGTGTTTGTTTGTAATGTATAAGTGGAAAAAAGTTCGCTTAAGCGAAGAGCTAAGACAAGGCTCTCCTAATTATGCTAATAGCTTTATGGAAAAGTACGTTAATTTTTCACTGCAAACCTTTATTCCAGCGATATTATTAATCATTTTTGTAAATACCGTTGCAACGAAGTTTTTTGATATCAGTATTTTTGGTTTTTAA
- a CDS encoding CPBP family intramembrane glutamic endopeptidase: MNANQYRWFEFTFIFIILPLIGFNIRQYLSNWLIPALIILMSVCCMLLLNDSHFKRFRLTSLGQFSAVKRRMFSFFFIGALFSGVFYNLLYQGHWFTLPRENLTDWLMLLLLYPLLSVIPQELIFRTYFFHRYKRIMPSKWLRIIISASVFALAHIVYANWVAVSLAFIGGLLFAYTYAQSRSTFACVLEHSLWGIWMFTLGMGDYLDSGALS; this comes from the coding sequence GTGAACGCTAATCAATACCGCTGGTTTGAATTTACCTTTATTTTTATCATTCTGCCTTTAATTGGCTTTAATATTCGCCAATATTTATCTAACTGGCTTATTCCAGCACTGATCATCCTCATGAGTGTGTGCTGTATGTTATTATTAAACGACAGCCACTTTAAACGTTTTAGATTAACTAGCTTGGGGCAGTTTTCTGCTGTGAAGCGCCGCATGTTTAGCTTTTTCTTTATTGGCGCGTTATTTTCGGGGGTATTTTACAACTTACTTTACCAAGGACACTGGTTTACTTTACCTCGTGAAAATCTCACCGACTGGCTAATGCTATTACTGCTCTACCCTTTATTGTCAGTGATCCCGCAAGAATTAATATTTAGAACCTACTTTTTTCATCGTTACAAGCGCATTATGCCCAGTAAATGGCTACGCATTATTATCAGTGCGAGTGTATTTGCACTGGCACATATTGTTTACGCTAATTGGGTTGCTGTAAGTTTAGCGTTTATAGGCGGATTACTATTTGCATATACCTACGCACAAAGCCGCTCAACCTTTGCCTGTGTTCTTGAGCACAGCTTATGGGGCATATGGATGTTTACCCTAGGGATGGGTGACTATTTAGACTCTGGTGCACTGAGTTAA
- a CDS encoding HU family DNA-binding protein has protein sequence MNKAELVAAIADASELTKKDAQAALTSLQKVITKSLSEGDQVQISGFGTFALSYYPARTGRNPQTGAAIEIQGANKAVFKPAKALKERL, from the coding sequence ATGAATAAAGCAGAATTGGTTGCAGCTATTGCGGATGCGAGTGAATTAACAAAAAAAGACGCACAAGCTGCGTTAACCAGCTTACAAAAAGTGATTACAAAGTCGCTGTCTGAAGGCGATCAGGTACAAATTTCAGGCTTTGGTACTTTTGCACTTAGTTACTACCCAGCGCGTACTGGTCGTAATCCACAAACTGGTGCAGCGATTGAAATACAAGGGGCTAATAAAGCCGTATTTAAACCAGCAAAAGCGTTAAAAGAGCGCCTTTAA
- a CDS encoding type 1 glutamine amidotransferase domain-containing protein has protein sequence MSNLHNSNRLKGKKIAILATDGFEQSELLSPQAALIEAGADIDVVSIKEGQITAWDEDKWGEKVAVDKLAANANAGDYDALLLPGGLFNPDSLRQDSGAKAFVDGFFGAKKNKPVAAICHAPWLLAEINKLRDKKVTSYPSIKSDLINAGANWVDQEVCVDQGLVTSRSPADLDAFNAKFIEEILEGKHQAH, from the coding sequence ATGAGTAACTTACATAACAGTAATCGTTTAAAAGGTAAAAAAATTGCCATTTTAGCCACCGATGGATTTGAGCAAAGCGAGTTACTCTCGCCACAGGCTGCATTAATTGAGGCGGGCGCCGATATAGATGTTGTTTCTATTAAAGAAGGGCAGATCACCGCATGGGATGAAGACAAGTGGGGTGAAAAAGTTGCTGTTGATAAATTAGCAGCCAATGCAAATGCCGGTGATTACGATGCGCTTTTACTGCCTGGTGGCTTGTTCAATCCCGATAGCTTACGCCAAGACTCGGGTGCTAAGGCATTTGTAGATGGTTTTTTTGGAGCAAAGAAAAACAAACCTGTTGCCGCTATTTGCCATGCGCCGTGGTTACTCGCAGAGATTAACAAGCTCAGAGACAAAAAGGTCACCTCATATCCGAGTATTAAAAGTGATTTAATTAATGCCGGTGCTAACTGGGTCGACCAAGAGGTGTGTGTTGATCAAGGCTTAGTGACTAGTCGCAGTCCTGCAGATTTAGACGCGTTTAATGCTAAGTTTATAGAAGAGATTCTTGAGGGTAAGCATCAAGCGCATTAA
- the trpA gene encoding tryptophan synthase subunit alpha encodes MSQVKTDRYGQMFAALKEQNQGAFVPFVTIGDPGKAQSIEIIKSLIDGGADGLELGIPFSDPIADGPVIQKANIRALDEHINTQDCFDIIKEIRQYNADIPIGLLLYSNLIFKRGLEKFYTDAKAVGVDSILVADVPLHESKMFRKAAMANGIDPIFIATPNASDDTLRECASYGRGYTYLLSRAGVTGTDTKAQMPATHVVSRLQEYHSAPALLGFGISTPDDVKAALKAGAAGAISGSAVVKIIEANLNDLNAMTTQLKTFVTEMKAATAL; translated from the coding sequence ATGAGCCAAGTAAAAACTGACCGTTACGGACAAATGTTTGCAGCACTAAAAGAGCAAAACCAAGGCGCATTTGTACCGTTTGTGACTATTGGCGATCCGGGTAAAGCGCAAAGCATTGAAATTATTAAAAGCTTAATCGATGGCGGCGCAGATGGACTAGAGCTAGGTATTCCGTTTTCAGATCCGATTGCCGACGGCCCTGTTATTCAAAAGGCCAATATTCGTGCTTTAGATGAGCACATTAATACACAAGATTGTTTTGATATTATTAAAGAAATACGCCAGTACAATGCCGATATCCCAATTGGTTTATTATTGTATTCAAACTTAATATTTAAACGTGGCTTAGAAAAGTTTTACACTGATGCAAAAGCAGTAGGCGTTGACTCTATTTTAGTGGCTGATGTGCCATTACACGAGTCTAAAATGTTTAGAAAAGCCGCCATGGCAAACGGTATTGACCCGATATTTATCGCTACGCCGAACGCCAGTGACGATACGTTGCGTGAGTGCGCATCGTACGGTCGCGGTTACACTTACTTACTGTCTCGTGCAGGGGTAACAGGCACCGATACTAAAGCACAAATGCCTGCAACACACGTGGTTTCGCGCTTACAAGAGTACCACAGTGCGCCTGCGTTATTAGGCTTTGGTATTTCAACACCTGATGATGTAAAAGCTGCGCTTAAAGCCGGTGCTGCGGGTGCTATTTCAGGTTCTGCAGTAGTAAAAATCATTGAAGCAAACCTAAATGATTTAAATGCAATGACCACACAATTAAAAACATTTGTAACCGAGATGAAAGCCGCAACAGCGCTTTAA
- the trpB gene encoding tryptophan synthase subunit beta yields MQNPAYFGEFGGMFVPELLVPALKQLENEFNKAQKDPEFQAELSKLLNEYAGRPTPLTLTRNLVKNPKVKLYLKREDLLHGGAHKTNQVLGQALLTKRMGKKEVIAETGAGQHGVATALACALLGLKCRIYMGAKDVERQQPNVFRMKLMGAEVIPVTAGSGTLKDAVNEALRDWSANYQEAHYLLGTAAGPHPFPTIVREYQKIIGEEAKQQVLKAEGRLPDAVIACVGGGSNAIGMFTDFIDEPSVKLIGVEPAGKGLDTHEHGATICKGTKGILHGTYTYIMQNTDGQIEESYSVSAGLDYPAVGPQHAFLHETGRAQYVGITDTKALDAFQALAKHEGIIPALESSHALAYALEYAEEQTQDSIIVINLSGRGDKDLAHVHKVLSEEGQL; encoded by the coding sequence ATGCAAAATCCAGCTTATTTTGGCGAGTTTGGCGGTATGTTTGTACCGGAACTGCTTGTCCCTGCGCTTAAGCAGTTAGAAAACGAATTTAATAAAGCACAAAAAGATCCTGAGTTTCAGGCAGAGCTAAGTAAATTACTTAACGAGTATGCGGGTCGCCCTACGCCGCTTACGTTAACGCGTAACTTAGTTAAAAACCCAAAAGTAAAACTGTACTTAAAGCGTGAAGATTTACTCCACGGTGGTGCGCACAAAACAAACCAAGTATTAGGCCAAGCACTGCTTACCAAACGCATGGGTAAAAAAGAAGTCATAGCAGAAACCGGCGCCGGCCAACATGGTGTAGCCACTGCACTTGCCTGTGCATTACTTGGCTTAAAATGCCGTATTTACATGGGTGCAAAAGATGTTGAACGCCAACAGCCAAATGTATTCAGAATGAAACTCATGGGCGCTGAAGTTATTCCAGTAACGGCAGGCTCGGGCACACTAAAAGATGCGGTTAATGAGGCATTGCGTGACTGGTCAGCAAATTATCAAGAGGCTCATTACCTTTTAGGTACAGCCGCGGGCCCTCACCCTTTTCCAACAATTGTACGTGAATATCAAAAAATAATTGGTGAAGAAGCAAAACAACAAGTACTTAAAGCCGAAGGCCGTTTGCCTGATGCGGTTATTGCGTGTGTAGGTGGTGGCTCCAATGCTATTGGTATGTTTACTGATTTTATTGACGAGCCAAGCGTTAAGCTTATTGGCGTTGAACCTGCAGGTAAAGGGTTAGACACGCACGAACATGGCGCAACCATCTGTAAAGGCACTAAAGGTATTTTACACGGTACTTACACTTATATTATGCAAAATACAGATGGCCAAATTGAAGAGTCTTACTCTGTATCGGCGGGATTAGATTATCCCGCAGTTGGCCCTCAACATGCCTTTTTGCACGAAACTGGCCGTGCTCAATATGTAGGCATTACCGACACCAAAGCACTTGATGCCTTTCAAGCACTGGCAAAGCACGAAGGTATTATTCCGGCACTAGAATCAAGTCATGCGCTAGCCTACGCCCTCGAATATGCAGAAGAGCAAACGCAGGACAGTATTATTGTTATTAATTTAAGTGGTCGTGGCGATAAAGATTTAGCCCACGTACACAAGGTATTATCAGAGGAAGGTCAATTATGA
- the trpCF gene encoding bifunctional indole-3-glycerol-phosphate synthase TrpC/phosphoribosylanthranilate isomerase TrpF codes for MANVLDKIIADKKIELIERKAARPLDSFKHQAKPTERSFYKALAASGTQFILECKKASPSKGLIRQPFDLTEITQAYKQYATCMSVLTDEKYFQGSFDYLEFVRSQVEQPLICKDFFIDEYQVYMARLYGGDAILLMLSVLDDQQYKTLHEVADSLNMSVLTEVSNEEEVHRALALNAQIIGINNRDLRDLSTDLATTERLRKLIPENKVVISESGIYTHQDVKRLAPLCNGFLIGSSLMAEADLIQACRRVILGENKVCGLTRNQDAIAAYSNGAVYGGLIFYPKSPRFVDLDCAKEISQSAPLKFVGVFVNAAIPDVAEHAKQLKLSAVQLHGQEDEQYIASLRSELPRNCQIWKAQAIKDVLPQPVAGADRHLYDTHSDSHAGGTGKTFDWSVLRDATTPFMLAGGLNPDNISDALYHGALGLDLNSGVEQSPGKKCANKLHHAFTSIRNY; via the coding sequence ATGGCTAATGTATTAGACAAAATTATTGCTGATAAAAAAATAGAACTAATCGAGCGTAAGGCTGCACGCCCACTAGATAGCTTTAAGCACCAAGCCAAACCGACTGAGCGTAGTTTTTACAAAGCACTGGCAGCATCTGGTACGCAGTTTATTTTAGAATGCAAAAAAGCATCGCCCTCTAAGGGGTTGATTCGTCAGCCATTTGATTTAACAGAAATCACCCAAGCGTATAAGCAGTATGCCACTTGTATGAGTGTGTTAACTGACGAAAAGTACTTTCAAGGCAGCTTTGATTACCTTGAATTTGTACGTAGCCAAGTTGAACAGCCGCTTATTTGTAAAGACTTTTTTATTGATGAGTACCAAGTTTATATGGCACGTCTTTATGGCGGCGACGCTATTTTACTGATGCTATCTGTGCTTGACGATCAGCAATATAAAACACTGCATGAAGTGGCCGACTCATTAAATATGTCAGTATTAACTGAGGTAAGTAACGAAGAAGAAGTTCACCGTGCGCTGGCACTCAATGCACAAATAATTGGAATTAATAATCGAGATTTGCGTGATTTAAGCACCGACTTAGCCACCACAGAACGACTACGTAAACTTATTCCTGAAAATAAAGTGGTTATTTCTGAGTCAGGTATTTACACCCATCAAGATGTAAAACGCTTAGCCCCTTTATGTAATGGCTTTTTAATTGGCAGCTCATTAATGGCTGAAGCTGATCTAATACAAGCATGTCGTCGCGTTATATTAGGCGAAAACAAAGTGTGCGGCTTAACCCGCAATCAAGATGCTATTGCAGCCTATAGCAATGGCGCTGTGTATGGCGGGTTGATTTTTTACCCTAAATCACCCCGCTTTGTTGATTTAGATTGCGCTAAAGAAATCAGTCAAAGTGCGCCTTTAAAATTTGTTGGCGTATTTGTTAACGCTGCTATACCTGATGTGGCTGAACACGCTAAACAACTTAAATTATCAGCCGTTCAATTACATGGCCAAGAAGATGAACAATACATTGCGTCATTACGTAGTGAATTACCACGTAATTGCCAAATTTGGAAAGCACAGGCAATAAAAGATGTTTTACCACAACCCGTAGCAGGCGCAGATCGCCATTTATACGACACCCACAGTGATTCACACGCGGGTGGCACAGGTAAAACATTTGATTGGTCGGTACTGCGTGATGCGACCACCCCATTTATGCTTGCTGGCGGCTTAAACCCAGACAATATTAGCGATGCCCTCTATCACGGAGCTTTAGGACTTGATTTAAATTCAGGTGTAGAGCAGTCTCCTGGTAAAAAGTGCGCAAACAAACTACATCATGCTTTTACAAGTATCAGAAATTATTGA
- the trpD gene encoding anthranilate phosphoribosyltransferase yields MTNQLHSPLNVQHAIEHIITKQSLSYVQAKSLFDQIMQGNMSDIELSALLIGLKMKGEVSDEIAGAAASMRENAVAFTTNKTLLADSCGTGGDGSNTINISTTAAIVAAAAGINMVKHGNRSVSSNSGSADLLKALGINIDMTPEVAARCLDSTNFTFLFAPHYHSGVRHAMNVRTSLKTRTIFNILGPLANPAAPEVQLLGVYDESLCLPMAQTLNTLGTKRAMIVHGSGTDEIALHGPTQVVELNNGKITQYTLSPSDFDLANYSLEQLAGEGPQYNANASLAILQGKGTEAHNAAIVVNVAALLYLTGQAESLKQGAQITHSLLRSGKAMDTLNAIIEVSHG; encoded by the coding sequence ATGACTAATCAATTACACAGCCCGCTTAATGTTCAACACGCCATTGAGCACATCATCACAAAGCAGTCACTTAGTTACGTGCAAGCAAAATCGCTATTTGATCAAATTATGCAAGGTAATATGAGCGACATTGAACTCTCTGCGTTACTTATTGGCCTTAAAATGAAAGGTGAAGTAAGCGATGAGATTGCCGGTGCTGCCGCTTCAATGCGTGAAAATGCCGTTGCCTTTACCACTAATAAAACACTACTTGCTGATAGCTGTGGCACCGGTGGCGATGGTTCAAACACTATAAATATTAGTACCACGGCCGCGATTGTGGCGGCCGCGGCAGGTATTAATATGGTAAAACATGGCAATCGAAGCGTGTCGAGTAATTCTGGCTCTGCTGACTTGCTCAAAGCACTGGGGATCAATATCGATATGACCCCAGAGGTCGCTGCTCGTTGTTTAGACAGCACAAATTTTACCTTTTTATTTGCACCGCACTACCACAGCGGGGTACGCCATGCGATGAACGTGCGTACCAGTTTAAAAACCCGAACCATTTTTAATATTCTTGGGCCACTGGCTAATCCAGCCGCTCCTGAGGTGCAATTACTCGGCGTGTACGATGAGTCTTTATGTCTGCCAATGGCACAAACGCTTAATACTCTAGGGACTAAACGCGCTATGATAGTGCACGGCTCTGGTACTGACGAAATTGCCTTACATGGCCCAACACAGGTTGTAGAGCTTAATAATGGTAAAATTACTCAGTACACACTCAGTCCAAGTGATTTTGACCTTGCAAACTATTCACTTGAACAATTAGCCGGTGAAGGCCCACAATACAATGCAAACGCCAGCCTTGCTATTTTACAAGGTAAAGGCACTGAGGCACACAACGCCGCAATTGTTGTTAATGTGGCCGCATTGCTGTACTTAACCGGCCAAGCAGAGTCGTTAAAACAAGGTGCACAAATAACACACTCTTTATTACGTTCAGGCAAGGCCATGGACACATTAAATGCAATTATTGAGGTAAGTCATGGCTAA